The sequence below is a genomic window from Amia ocellicauda isolate fAmiCal2 chromosome 6, fAmiCal2.hap1, whole genome shotgun sequence.
GAAAGTGTTTAAAACTCAATAGATATTTATAATTGATAATAGTTCTATGGGGGGGATACTGTCAGTGAATACTGTGGTATAATATTCTTCAACTAAGTTATAAATTAGCAGCCCTGACTCAGGATCAGTAGGTATTTCCTTGCCTCCCAAGGTATGTGCCAGATTTATCCATCGATAAGCTCTGAATTGatgcaaatataaataaatttgTACTGCTTACTGGACTGTTTAACTCCTGGTGTGTAAATAAGCAAGTTACAACTGCAAATATTCATTGCATCAAAAATGGGAAGGCTTTCAATTAGAAGATACTAAAGAAATCAGGATGAGTAACAATACACGTCACTCACTCAGCTAAATACCAATTTGAGGAAAGCGCGATAAAGcggttttaaatgtatatccatattttattgtattcattcaactattcaattcaattattgaaataaactcccctaaatacaaatatttttcttcAGCTTGTGCCTTTGGTATTTGTGTAGGTGTGTTAAACTGTTtacccattaaaaaaaaatacaacccaTCTTCTGTTCCTTATGCTTTATATTCAATCAGTCTCCAGAAAATTGGAAGCACAGCCTGGTACTAAGCTTGCCATATTATAGCACCCAAAACAGCCTGAACGCAAGCTGTGATACATGAATCAATATGCCAATATGTACAATGTTAACAACTAACAAAGAGGAAAATTAAAGTAACTCTTGAGAGAAAACATTCTGCAAGATGAGAACtgaaatattttacaatattttacaattaGGTTAATAAGTGTTTTACTATCACATACATAAGAATTGTTCCAATTAAAACACTTTAATGAGTGCGCCTATTTAAGACGTTGTTTATATACTAGTATTGTGTAACTCatgcttttttaaatcaaatgtatattttccctTAATTACTACAAAATCTGCTGCATATTGTTTAGGAAACTATTTAAAACTATAAGGATCATATTGCAGTCAggtataaaaataagaaaactacTCAGAGTACTGATGccttaaaaaaaagtttgcttTAAGGTAATAAAACTACTGAACAGTGGGATATAAATACTCTGCTGCTTCAAAATTCCTCCAGAAGCATTTTCTTTCCATCTCTGTATTCAGTGTATTAAACACACAGGTGAACAACTGAgtttgtgtgctgtgtactgtttTGCAGAGATAGTAATGCTAGAGGATTgaatacaaaagggaaaatcaAGTCCTTTACATGTCAAAGACAATGAACTGAATCCATCTGAAACTTAAATGAGAGTGATGTTAACTTGGACTTTGTACACAGCAGTCCATAACCTAGAGACAATGACTTTCCACTTCAAAACGAGACAGTTTCTGTCAAAACAGATTTCACCTTTTAAAGAGAAATATGTTTTTGGGTGGTCTGTTCACGTTTAAACATCCTATCCAATCAGTCATTTTCATGGAAAAGATGTATAATACAGTTCATGTGCTTTCCACTTCAGTAGTCATATGTCCATCAATTACATCTGACTTGCATTCATGAACAGAGCTTGGAAGGAATAtctaaagaacaacaatagcaattataataatacattatttatcaaTTCATTTATGGCAGGTTTCTATAGAATGCGTCTAACCTTTCCAACTGAAGGTTACAATAATTGCAATAATTGAATATCTATTTCAATACTCTTCAGAGCTAGGAACTGTTTTCCAACTCAACAGCAGTATTTACTGGTGTAACTGCTCTGAAAACAAACATAATACATAAACAgtagttttgtattgtttgataaATTAGTTCTATGCTACCCACAACAAACAACATTAGCTCTCACCTCTAAAGCAAACAACAAATATCATGCCAGATTCACTGACTGGGTTGTGAATATTCCTACCTTTCCCATAACACACCTTCATCCACAGCCTGGCATAGATGTTGCCCTTTAATGTACGCGTTTGAATCATcaaagaaagaagaaatggaGCTAAGAACACTTTTTGCCACAGTCATGCTGGTGTTGCTGTAGTCGATGGCTAGAAGGAACAAaggtacacatattgtttatgtcaaataaaGGGGGACGTATTAGAGAAAACTACTTTCAGTTTGAACACAGAGTGGTCCCAGTCAAAACCATACCTGATCTGTACTTGGTCAACAGGCAAAACATTCGGAATTCATTTGCTGTATATGACTGTAAGAAATCCTGCAAGGAGAAATGTTAAAGTCCATCAGGGAAATTAACTCAAtctgaaattgtatttattgattacatttcttagcagacacccttttccggggcaacttacaattgttacactatcacttttttttttttttttttttacattcaattACCTATTTACACAGCTggatttttactggagcaatccagGTAAAGAACCTTGCTTAAAAGTACCTTAAAGTATGTATGTAGGTAAATAAACctcatacatatacacatacaaaacattaattaagtGTGTTTGTGGGTAATTGTTGAAGCTTTAGTTGCCACTTAAAATATAGGGTTTGCTTTTCTAGTGGGAAACCAATGCGTCTTATTTAGCTAGAAACCTGCTACCCTTAAATGCATGtctaatgtttaatttaagaaaaatatatgcatttacaGAAGTAAACATAAATGGTATTCAGTGTTTCTTAACAGAATAATCACTGGTATTCTGTGTTGTTTTGGAAAATTTCCATTTTGTAACACAAGGGGGCCCAAcaatatgcttttaaaaatccagtcatccattttcaataattGCTTCATCCAATACAAGTACAGGGTAACAGTGGCTTTTGATTACAGgattaaaatgaaaagtaaaatgctTTACCTTTATTGTAATGTAGTTCTTTAAAGACTTCGACATTTTATCTGCACTTCCTTTAAGATGTAAATGTCCTGTTCACAAAGATTACACCATTAATTATAATCatgtaagtaataataataataatgttttaactaTATTATATAACATTGTTTACTGGTAGTACATAGAACAAGagcacaattattttatttttgcttaaaGATGAGTGTTTCAAACTAAAAATACAGTAACATACAAACCCAATATTTATAGCATTCAAAGAGAGCTACCATGGCTGTGGAATATCAAGACATTATACAGATCTGTTGGTTTATTGACTTTGTTTAACTTGAGCTCATATGACATGTGAAGTCAAGGCCTGCTTATAGTGAATAGTCAAATTGACAATGTGTGTAGAATTCAAATAACCAAGCAGAAAGTGACACTCAACTTAAATCTGAGAAGCAACTGTTCAATTATCACTAATTTCAAAAGACACTAAAAAAGCAAGGcagagtatggaaataattaagaTGTTTAAAACAGTGTAACTGAACTTAAGATTTATGTTGCTTCACAAGCTCTTACACCTTCAAGTAACCTTAATGTTATTAGATAGGCCTCCCTGGGATGACACACAACTTTCTGGCTCATGGGAACAGCAATTACAGTCCAATAGGTGCAAGAATGACTTCAACTTATTAGACTTATTCCCAATAGGACTAATGTCCTTGACTGCTTTATTGaactaaaaaatacatatattgaattaaaaaatacaaaaacaatgaaaGACTCTATGAAGATAGACAAGAGTAAAATGAATCACACTTATGAGAGGTAGCCTATTTCAGTACACAATAACATAGCAAAGTATTTCCTTTCATGAATACTGATAATATGAAATCTCTTTAAAAAGCTATTGTTTATTGTGCATAgccctgaaaatgtattttttaaagacaatgcataataaagcattattttgtatagtcagtctttaatatttttaacCTATTCAGATTAATTTAAGATTGCTATACATCAAATGCTAtgccaatttttattttattattaaacaatgtCAGGGAGGAAAATATAGAACAATACTAAAGATTTTCCTGCTCTGATACTGTAATTAACTAATCatatttcaaacaaaataaattgcaataaaagcaataataaGAGAGAACAGTACACAAATGTAAAGAAAGAGGCATATTACAGTAAATGGATTATTACAGTAAATGgattaaaatgacaaaattgACATTACAAGACTTGTTTTTCAAAACAACATAATACAGAAATTCTATGCATAACAGTATCAATTAAAGGAGAATTCTATTGTGTGGTGTTTTAGAATCATGATTTAATCAGTGGCGTGTTTAATATTTTACACCTTCAACCTTTTTGAAAGAAGTAGATCTTAGGAAATAACAATTTTCTAAACATTGTTAGGGTCAAAAAAGTGATGTATTTTGCAGtggaaaatttaaaaaacagtcAGACAAGATATCATAACCcttcaatgtaaaaataaatgtgttggtGTGTagaaagatcaataaaaatcaaaGTTTCTAAGTCACAGGGCTGAATACCCTACATGAAATTTTAGatatttattgttttctctAGTCCAGGAAAAGAGTGTCTGGTAATGCTGTTTAATCTATTCTTTATATTTCATTAGCCTGGGAATTCTATAGGAATTCATCAAGGTAGATGCATCTAAAGAACATCTGAACTCACTGAATTGCAAGACTGATAAATCTTACAGTCTCACCTGAGTGTAGGAAGTAGTTGCCCCATTGCGAACACTGATGATAAGCTTCACACTGTGCAATTTCATTCTCATGGTGCGGAAACGCAAGATCAATTCCACCAGAATGGATATCAAGCTGACTTCCAAAAACAGAACTGCAGATAACAAGGAAAATATAACACTGTAAAAACTGAGCAACTTTAGGAGACCAAGAAGCATCCAGAGAAACCAAACAACATTTTTTGTACAGACAATATTTTTGTGGTGCTATCATAATCACAAATATAGAACAAATATACCTTCTGAACAGTGTTGTCAAAGCTTACTGACAAGAAGACGTGTCAGCATCCAGAGAACTTTAAATCATTAAATCGAGTCCTGAAAGGTCAAGCTATCATTTTTATAAAAGGCTATCAATGTAGGCTTcatctgtgtgcatctcagACGCTGACACACTTCACCTCTCTAAACCAGTCTCAAACACTAATTAGGGATTAGCACTAATTAATGTTTATGAAGCTAATTATTGTTATAAATGTACTGCCACTTATTATGCATTCCACTCAGATACTAATAGAATCTAAATCCCTTTAAGCTTTCAAAGCTAAAATAGGGAGCTGCAAAggatatttgtgtgtttgcttcTTTCTTCATATGACCAGTATtatatttccttttgtgtctggGCAAGGACAACCTATTGAAGCATCGTTTGTAAAAATTCGCAGAAACGTGTACAATccataaagaaagaaatacaaaaataaattaatgtaaccTGGCTATTGTCGAACATTCAATGTGCCAGCCAGGTCTCCCCTGTCCCCAAGGAGACACCCAGTTTGGTTCCTGTGGTTTGGATGCTTTCCAGAGCGCAAAATCCCTGGCATCACTTTTATCTGAGTCCCCTGGAAACAACACATCTGTTTCAGTCTTCACCAGGCAACACAAAGTAAACATTGTTCTCCAACAAGTAATATACTGAAGTTAAATAACACTCATTCATACAATTATCAATGAATGACTTTAAATTAGTCTGCTAAACGTTATTAGGGCTGGGCCTTAAGCTTTATGCCACAGATTCTGTAACagggttgctttctttataaGGTAATATAATTGTTAGAAAATCAGTAATACTTTTAAGTGTCTTTTTTCATGCTAGTGGGTGCTGTTTTACACATTTCCCTTCCAAAATCACAGCAAGGTAATTCAGTCcaacatttctttaaatattacAGTCTGTTTACCACCAGTTCCATGCCATATAACAAGTCTGCTAAGAGTTGTGTGACGTTGCAGAAACTAAGACCAAATATTTTCAAAGCCCATAGCCAAATATTGATCTAATCTTATTTACTAATAAAACAGACTTCCTCCCTAATGAAAATGtggtatttatacatatttaaatgcaaTCCCTGAGATCATCAGGAGGTATTAACTTTGAAATAAGACTCCAATATTGTATAAtgcaatgtacactcacctaaaggattattaggaacacctgttcaatttctcattaatgcaattatctaaccaaccaatcacatggcagttgcttcaatgcatttaggggtgtggtcctggtcaagacaatctcctgaactccaaactgaatgtctgaatgggaaagaaaggtgatttaagcaattttgagcgtggcatggttgttggtgccagatgggccggtctgagtatttcacaatctgctcagttactgggattttcacgcacaaccatttctagggtttacaaagaatggtgtgaaaagggaaaaacatccagtatgcggcagtcctgtgggcgaaaatgccttgttgatgctagaggtcagaggagaatgggccgactgattcaagctgatagaagagcaactttgactgaaataaccactcgttacaactgaggtatgcagaaaagcatttgtgaagccacaacacgtacaaccttgaggcggatgggctacaacagcagaagaccccaccgggtaccactcatctccactacaagtaggaaaaagaggctacaatttgcacaagctcaccaaaattggacagttgaagactggaaaaatgttgcctggtctgatgagtctcgatttctgttgagacattcagatggtagagtcagaatttggcgtaaacagaatgagaacatggatccatcatgccttgttggtgtgggggatgttttcttggcacactttaggccccttagtgccaattgggcatcgtttaaatgccacggcctacctgagcattgtttctgaccatgtccatccctttatgaccaccatgtacccatcctctgatggctacttccagcaggataatgcaccatgtcacaaaggtcgaatcatttcaaattggtttcttgaacatgacaatgagttcactgtactaaactggcccccacagtcaccagatctcaacccaatagagcatctttgggatgtggtggaacgggagcttcgtgccctggatgtgcatcccacaaatctccatcaactgcaagatgctatcctatcaatatgggccaacattcctaaagaatgctttcagcaccttgttgaatcaatgccacgtagaatgaaggcagttctgaaggcgaaagggggtcaaacacagtattagtatggtgttcctaataatcctttaggtgagtgtatatagtgcctatagaaagtctacaccgccttgaacttttttcacattttgttttgtcagtgcctcagaggttcatgcatttaaattatgattttcCCCAGTTATCTGCACACGATACTCCACACTGTAAAGGGGGAAAagatttataaatacatacatacatacatacatataataaaaatacagtccCTGTTGATGAGaaacataacatgatgctgccaccaccatgcttcacagtagggatggtgttctttgggtgatgcaATGTATTGGGTTTCCACCAAATATAGTGTTTTGCATTTAGGATATCAATTTTAGTTCTGTGAGACCACAAAACCTTatgccacatggctacagaatctaCATAATATTTTTTGGGCTCTCTTGAGTAACAGCTTCCTTCTTTCAACCCTACCAAACAGGTCAGATTTGTGGAgagcttgggatattgttgtcacatgcacactttgatcactcttggccataaaagcctatAGCTATAGCAAAGTTGCCACTGGCCTCCTGGTatcctctctgatcagtctccttgcTCCGTCCCACAGTTTTGAGGGACAGTCTGATTTAGgaagggtcttggtggtgccatacaccttccgcttcctaataatcatcttgacccTGTTCCAGATATATTGAAGACCCCTTGATATTTTTTGTAtccccatcccctgatctgtgcctttcaataTCTTTGTCCCCGAGTTATTTtcaaagctccttggtgctcatggttgagtctttgctttaaaATGCACAATCCatcagagggaacctacagaaACTGGtggaatttatcctgaaattatgtgaatcgctacaatttaacacaggtggaggccacttaacttgatATACGTTTTTGAAGGTGATTGCTCAAACCTGAGCTAATGTATGGATTTCTATTACAaagggggtggacacttatacgaccaagctatttcagtgtTTATTGTTAATGCATTTTCTACAGCTTTTCTAATTTTGTCACTTAGAAGTTGTAGGAGTaagatgtgtagataaatgaaaaaaactattttaatgcattttaattcctggctttaaggcaacaaaaggtgaaagacactatatattttttttttcttcacatgtAACTAAAGACATTCTGAAGCGGAGTGCTGAAACGTACCTGGTTCGCCCTCTGTCTCACCCATTCTTATCATCTTCCCATATTGATTTCCAATAGACTTGATGTCAAAATACACATTCcctatttggaaaaaaaacaagaatgaaAAAGCAGAAAAAGGGAGCTTCATTTTATGTCAGTGCTCCTCAAAGTGGTGTCTATGAGGCCAAGCCACTACAGCCACAGAAGCATATCACTGGATGTGTTTGTATTGCCAGGACATTTATTCTAAGAATCGAAGTGTTtgatatttaatagaaatatgcAATTCATATACAATTCTTCATTTATTGGAAAACCAAATATATCCCTACAGACAACTTGCTTTGAGTAGTAAGATGGAGGTTTCATACTGCACAACACAGACATTGAAATGCACAATGGAAACAAAAATCCAGACTGCAGAGTTAACCAAACTTAACTAAATTTCTCTGTGCTCAAAATATAAAAGATCAGTTATTGCATCTAGATATGTGTTACTAAAGTTCAGGTGTAGCTCTGTATACTTGTAAAATAACTAGTGATCTGTATAAACCAATaacaattacaaatgtaaaaataaaatatattttatatttcattatatttatatgcaCATATTTTCTGACGCCAAACGAACACTCACTTCTGATAAACACAGCAAGAAGTTGCTCAGTGCAAAAACAAGATATTAAGAGTAAGACAGAAAATGTTTAAAGTAATTTCTAGCATTTCCTTGTTACTGGCGTGCaagaattaaaatgcttatattTACCTTTACTTGTGACATAGgcatgtttgttattaataatgCCCTCTATGAACGCAATGATTTGAGGAATATTGTCAGTCACTCTCATGTAGACTGTAGGAGGAAGCAccttaaaaagagagagaagataTATCATTCTTGCACAATTCccaatatctatatatatatatatatatatatatatatatatatatatatatatagttaatatgtattttaaaacctgTATCCTGCTATGTTTACCTTAAGAGCTTCCATATCATTTTTAAACTCCTCTTCATATAGCCTTGCGAGAACTAATGGCGGGACATTTTCCtgtaaagaaatataaatttaagtttaaaaacATCTTTGGACCATTCTCCAGAAACTCAACTAATGCTACAAAGACAATATAGCTATATACAGCAAATTCATTAAATGTGTTTAGATCAATACCTCTGAAGCTCTCTTAATTATTTTGTCATCAATGTCTGTTATAACCATCACGTGGACTATGTTGATCCCAAAAACCCTGGACAAAATTCTTTGAAGAATGTCAAACCTCACATAGGAGCTGGgtagaaaaaatgaaaataaacgtTTTCAGAAACTTAAATGGAAATTACACTTTGTATTATCTGTGATTACATTTGTGCCATACTATAACATGATATGAAGGTCTTCCTCAAAATtaaacagatacacacacacactggaaaaaaaaaaaggaaattaattatAATAGTGTTTAAGCAGGaaattttatatatttcaaatttaaCATGAAATTGAAACATTCTACCCATTTCCAAATAGATCCAGTAATTACCAAAAAACATAAAGCTAAAACGAAATAACACATCAATAACCACTACTTTATCTTGTTAACCAAGTAATTTATCatcagagtaaatacagaaataCGTCATATAAATATAGTTTAAATACATTAGGATATGCACCATTAACCCTAGGCTTAGCATCACTCTATGAGAAGAGCTTAAGGTTGTCTTCAACCCTTCACCCCAACTCAATTTGAATAACAATGCAAGCTGTTCAGGTGTTCTAGacatctatttaaaaataaaaaataaaaaaaggcctACACAATAATTGAAATGATCAAATCTAAGGTAATGCATTTAGAAGAGTTCTGCTTACCATGCGTGCCCAAGGTGAGCATGGTCATATACAGTGGGGCCACAGCTAtaccttaaaacaaaacaacaataatgcatttattaaaggTTGTCTACAGCAGTAAAGAACAAATGCAAAGAATACATAACGCTGTCAAGTGGGGAAAGCATGTTTAAACGTAATACCAGGTAGCTGTTCCTTCTTTGGCCAGTATTAACGCTTCTTTTCTTTTGGTGAGGCTGTTGTACGTCTCAATGCCAGTGTCATACCCCGTTGGCTTTTGCCATTTCTTCTCGCCTCCATCACAGCATATGTCTGATGCTGTTGTGCACAATCCACTGTGCCTGTGCACGACTCTGCCAGACAAACCAGCCCTTATCCCAATATGTCTATACAAGGAAGAGCCGAGCAAGCAGGCCCTGCTTACTCTCCAATAAGGCATCAAGCTAGTGAGTGTGCGCATTCCCGTGTGCGTGTatttcagcagcagcagcagcagacagTCTCTattcatgcatgcatgcatgtattcaTGGTACCCAGATATATGTTTAAGCATGAGATGTCAAAACCCAACCCCGCAGCGATGTTCACGTCTCCTTCGCGAACTAGGTTAAAACGGCAACACATTACATGTAACACCGCTCCCTTCGACTGATCGTTATAGGATAGGTGTGTG
It includes:
- the cars2 gene encoding probable cysteine--tRNA ligase, mitochondrial isoform X3 — its product is MLLCFIFTLLFRLLDGQMRVCFIPGYSCGPTVYDHAHLGHACSYVRFDILQRILSRVFGINIVHVMVITDIDDKIIKRASEENVPPLVLARLYEEEFKNDMEALKVLPPTVYMRVTDNIPQIIAFIEGIINNKHAYVTSKGNVYFDIKSIGNQYGKMIRMGETEGEPGDSDKSDARDFALWKASKPQEPNWVSPWGQGRPGWHIECSTIASSVFGSQLDIHSGGIDLAFPHHENEIAQCEAYHQCSQWGNYFLHSGHLHLKGSADKMSKSLKNYITIKDFLQSYTANEFRMFCLLTKYRSAIDYSNTSMTVAKSVLSSISSFFDDSNAYIKGQHLCQAVDEGVLWERLATTKVNVQKALANDFDTPRAVDAIMSLIHHSNQQLQGVAKGRSCRSPVVFGAIQSYITTFLDVVGFDLQDRQQAKGGGSTNSLHNVVEQLVKFRSQVRRYALAVDELAALSSESSQPTQEEKAKIKQRKRELIAERECLLIACDVFRQDLAPFGIHIKDRGNSSTWEITEKRLEMLKHDGTSE
- the cars2 gene encoding probable cysteine--tRNA ligase, mitochondrial isoform X2 — its product is MLKHISGYHEYMHACMNRDCLLLLLLKYTHTGMRTLTSLMPYWRVSRACLLGSSLYRHIGIRAGLSGRVVHRHSGLCTTASDICCDGGEKKWQKPTGYDTGIETYNSLTKRKEALILAKEGTATWYSCGPTVYDHAHLGHACSYVRFDILQRILSRVFGINIVHVMVITDIDDKIIKRASEENVPPLVLARLYEEEFKNDMEALKVLPPTVYMRVTDNIPQIIAFIEGIINNKHAYVTSKGNVYFDIKSIGNQYGKMIRMGETEGEPGDSDKSDARDFALWKASKPQEPNWVSPWGQGRPGWHIECSTIASSVFGSQLDIHSGGIDLAFPHHENEIAQCEAYHQCSQWGNYFLHSGHLHLKGSADKMSKSLKNYITIKDFLQSYTANEFRMFCLLTKYRSAIDYSNTSMTVAKSVLSSISSFFDDSNAYIKGQHLCQAVDEGVLWERLATTKVNVQKALANDFDTPRAVDAIMSLIHHSNQQLQGVAKGRSCRSPVVFGAIQSYITTFLDVVGFDLQDRQAKGGGSTNSLHNVVEQLVKFRSQVRRYALAVDELAALSSESSQPTQEEKAKIKQRKRELIAERECLLIACDVFRQDLAPFGIHIKDRGNSSTWEITEKRLEMLKHDGTSE
- the cars2 gene encoding probable cysteine--tRNA ligase, mitochondrial isoform X1, whose protein sequence is MLKHISGYHEYMHACMNRDCLLLLLLKYTHTGMRTLTSLMPYWRVSRACLLGSSLYRHIGIRAGLSGRVVHRHSGLCTTASDICCDGGEKKWQKPTGYDTGIETYNSLTKRKEALILAKEGTATWYSCGPTVYDHAHLGHACSYVRFDILQRILSRVFGINIVHVMVITDIDDKIIKRASEENVPPLVLARLYEEEFKNDMEALKVLPPTVYMRVTDNIPQIIAFIEGIINNKHAYVTSKGNVYFDIKSIGNQYGKMIRMGETEGEPGDSDKSDARDFALWKASKPQEPNWVSPWGQGRPGWHIECSTIASSVFGSQLDIHSGGIDLAFPHHENEIAQCEAYHQCSQWGNYFLHSGHLHLKGSADKMSKSLKNYITIKDFLQSYTANEFRMFCLLTKYRSAIDYSNTSMTVAKSVLSSISSFFDDSNAYIKGQHLCQAVDEGVLWERLATTKVNVQKALANDFDTPRAVDAIMSLIHHSNQQLQGVAKGRSCRSPVVFGAIQSYITTFLDVVGFDLQDRQQAKGGGSTNSLHNVVEQLVKFRSQVRRYALAVDELAALSSESSQPTQEEKAKIKQRKRELIAERECLLIACDVFRQDLAPFGIHIKDRGNSSTWEITEKRLEMLKHDGTSE